From a region of the Pristis pectinata isolate sPriPec2 chromosome 2, sPriPec2.1.pri, whole genome shotgun sequence genome:
- the LOC127583968 gene encoding transmembrane protease serine 9-like → MSSVNIEAAKIEEVKTRVPTVRVLKILTIISALLLVLITAALVAVVLVFYLPHKCVDNEACKTSDYVACGCGQRKVRPFHHRIVGGVSTRDGEWPFIASLQYNGHHECGATLISCRWILSAAHCFKNTTDTDNWTAAFGVHFLDQSTNSVQKRTIAKKIIHPLATSSYDYDVVLLELSQPVEYTDFVQPACLPAVNASISGRRCTIIGWGKTKEYGSTNNELLGTEVDVYDNSQCQRYLPNITEQIICARAPEGGRDACQGDSGGPLLCQNEDFGVWMVAGIVSAGFGCGTNDYPGIYIRSAASRDWIMERMNA, encoded by the exons ATGAGCAGTGTGAATATAGAAGCGGCGAAGATCGAGGAAGTCAAGACTCGGGTACCGACGGTCAGAGTATTAAAGATATTGACAATAATCTCAGCCTTGCTGTTGGTTTTAATAACCGCAGCGCTGGTTGCTGTGGTGTTGG TCTTTTACCTTCCTCACAAGTGTGTGGACAATGAAGCTTGCAAGACATCTGATTATGTTGCCTGTG GTTGTGGACAACGTAAAGTTCGACCCTTCCACCACAGGATTGTAGGTGGAGTGAGCACTCGTGATGGAGAATGGCCATTTATAGCAAGTTTACAATACAATGGACATCATGAATGCGGAGCAACGCTAATCTCCTGTAGATGGATTTTATCAGCTGCACATTGCTTTAAGAACACCAC GGATACAGACAACTGGACTGCAGCGTTTGGAGTCCATTTCTTGGATCAGTCAACAAACAGTGTCCAGAAGCGAACAATTGCAAAGAAAATTATTCATCCTCTGGCAACATCTTCCTATGATTACGATGTTGTCCTTTTAGAGTTGTCCCAGCCAGTTGAATACACTGACTTTGTCCAGCCGGCTTGTCTACCTGCAGTCAATGCATCTATTTCTGGCAGAAGATGTACAATCATCGGATGGGGAAAAACaaaggaatatg GATCCACAAATAATGAACTTTTGGGGACTGAAGTGGATGTTTATGACAACAGCCAGTGCCAGCGGTACCTGCCAAACATAACTGAGCAGATCATTTGTGCAAGGGCACCTGAAGGTGGCAGAGATGCATGTCAG gGAGATTCAGGAGGACCCTTGCTGTGCCAAAATGAGGATTTTGGGGTATGGATGGTGGCAGGAATTGTTTCTGCTGGATTTGGCTGTGGAACAAATGATTATCCGGGTATATATATACGGTCAGCAGCAAGTAGGGATTGGATAATGGAAAGAATGAATGCATGA